A stretch of Candidatus Vicinibacter affinis DNA encodes these proteins:
- a CDS encoding PKD domain-containing protein, which translates to MNKLFTLIIFAITFPWLSAQDVIINSKKIPVDQVLFQKFRQVEEYEINVEDIRKKLENITKVGVELQLNLDSKRIILQLFEYDMFKSNAIVKIQTANGIVTRKPSKELRTFRGISSSFSGGNAGMTVAKDFLAVIFNENGQTYYLEQKNRSLDQNLLNQFILYKTSDVLPVKDVLCGADLLNKHKEEHMKDFDGGEIDKRNKSCYEVDLALACDWSYTNFYKSPSNAEAAMVNVANFMQIDWATPLLNEYIYSISDLWISEDQFKDPWINSNDIFTHLDILFGQQFSIFTNVYDVATLWTVKFTTGAVGVANLSSVCKVNGLNVCSEFISNIFLLKQLQSHELGHNFSCTHDPLGPTIMSPVVNGSGTWSFQSMNEIQVYTLSNGGCLNDCSGGNIPVAEFSADPPYGCIPLTVQFNNLSVNGVSYKWSFSGGNPATSTDINPVVTYNSIGKYDVTLEVMNPKCSVKVTKPLFIETNDLPTADFTGGNVDLVVLFVNRSQRGVEYFWDFGDGETSEEFMPEHEYAKDGLYKVCLTVTNDCGSKTICKNIGVYTYPIAEFTSDTTWGCAPKTIKFFDRSSSNVINWTWSFPGGTPSGSFQKDPVVKYTNPGVYKVKLSVNTPKFSTSITKEMYIRIDSIPDAKFSYQLNGPNVSFTNKSVYANTHFWDFGDGTTSVEESPNHQYRDGRYEVRYTATNACGSTTVKDVVIIGTKPTAGFRTQTPIGCVPFTVQYENTSTSSATDFIWTFPGGNPSTSTARNPIVTYNAKGKYDAKLVAKNFLESDSLTLTDFIEVKIAPTAEFQNSITGFVAYFTNLSTEATNYYWDFGDNKTSTEANPSHNYGVEGEFNVRLITENECGIDTFDKLIAVYLIPKVNFKADTIRGCAPLNVVFTDQSSIDVLEWNWQFENGMPGVSNLKNPIVRFNMAGTYTVKLSVKNSNGTNSATKVKYIEVLSPVLCPKKPGKKGPKSLPNDEALIQVDMSQRAYGILETKIFPNPTNSSLHIQTMENTNYSLVNMTGQKIISGKTTNLTTTIDVSDVQPGTYFVRLENNQFNSVHKVIISK; encoded by the coding sequence ATGAATAAATTATTTACTTTAATCATTTTTGCCATCACCTTCCCTTGGCTATCGGCTCAGGATGTAATAATTAACAGTAAAAAGATTCCTGTTGACCAGGTTCTTTTTCAAAAATTTAGGCAAGTTGAAGAATATGAAATTAATGTAGAAGACATTCGAAAAAAATTAGAGAATATCACCAAAGTCGGTGTTGAATTACAACTCAATCTTGATTCTAAAAGGATCATACTTCAATTATTTGAGTATGACATGTTTAAAAGCAATGCCATTGTCAAGATTCAAACTGCAAATGGTATTGTTACACGCAAACCAAGTAAAGAATTGAGAACTTTCAGAGGGATTTCTTCTAGTTTTTCTGGGGGTAATGCTGGTATGACAGTGGCTAAGGATTTTTTGGCTGTTATTTTCAATGAAAACGGCCAAACATATTATTTAGAACAAAAAAACCGAAGTTTGGACCAAAATTTATTGAATCAATTCATATTGTACAAGACATCGGATGTACTGCCGGTAAAAGATGTTTTATGCGGTGCTGATTTGTTAAATAAACACAAAGAAGAACATATGAAGGATTTTGATGGCGGAGAAATTGACAAAAGGAATAAGAGTTGTTATGAAGTTGATTTAGCTTTAGCGTGTGATTGGTCTTATACAAATTTTTACAAGAGTCCTTCAAATGCGGAAGCAGCCATGGTAAACGTTGCAAATTTCATGCAAATTGATTGGGCTACACCTCTTTTAAATGAATATATATACTCAATTTCAGATTTATGGATATCAGAAGATCAATTTAAAGATCCATGGATTAATTCTAATGATATTTTTACTCATCTTGACATATTATTTGGTCAACAATTTTCAATTTTCACGAATGTTTATGACGTAGCAACTCTTTGGACAGTAAAATTTACAACAGGGGCAGTTGGGGTAGCAAATCTGAGTTCAGTATGTAAGGTTAATGGCTTAAACGTTTGCAGTGAATTCATTTCAAATATTTTTTTATTAAAACAATTACAATCACATGAATTAGGACATAATTTTTCTTGTACACATGACCCTTTAGGACCAACAATTATGTCTCCTGTGGTCAATGGTTCCGGGACCTGGTCGTTTCAATCAATGAATGAAATACAAGTTTACACACTTAGTAATGGTGGTTGTCTAAATGACTGCAGTGGCGGGAATATTCCTGTTGCAGAATTTTCAGCTGATCCCCCATATGGCTGTATTCCATTAACAGTGCAATTCAATAACCTTTCTGTAAATGGTGTATCCTATAAATGGTCATTTTCTGGAGGCAATCCCGCTACCTCAACAGATATTAATCCAGTAGTTACCTACAATTCAATTGGAAAATATGATGTTACCCTGGAAGTTATGAATCCAAAGTGCAGTGTTAAGGTTACCAAACCCTTATTTATTGAAACAAATGACCTACCGACAGCTGATTTTACAGGTGGAAATGTAGATTTGGTTGTTCTATTTGTGAATAGATCACAACGGGGAGTAGAATATTTCTGGGATTTTGGAGATGGTGAAACCAGTGAAGAATTTATGCCGGAACATGAATATGCCAAGGATGGACTTTATAAAGTTTGCTTAACCGTTACCAATGACTGTGGTAGCAAAACAATTTGCAAAAACATTGGAGTCTATACATATCCAATTGCGGAATTCACTTCTGATACTACCTGGGGCTGCGCACCTAAAACTATAAAGTTTTTTGACCGATCATCCAGTAACGTGATCAACTGGACCTGGTCATTTCCTGGTGGCACACCTTCTGGTTCATTCCAAAAGGATCCGGTAGTGAAGTATACAAATCCAGGTGTTTATAAAGTAAAACTTTCAGTTAACACACCAAAATTTTCAACTTCAATAACAAAAGAAATGTATATCCGAATTGACAGCATTCCGGATGCAAAATTCAGCTATCAATTAAATGGACCTAATGTTTCTTTTACCAATAAGTCGGTTTATGCAAATACTCATTTTTGGGATTTTGGTGATGGAACTACCAGTGTTGAAGAAAGCCCCAATCATCAATACAGAGATGGTCGTTACGAAGTGAGATATACAGCTACTAATGCTTGTGGGTCTACGACTGTAAAAGATGTTGTCATCATCGGAACTAAACCTACAGCTGGTTTCAGAACCCAAACGCCAATTGGTTGTGTTCCTTTTACAGTTCAATATGAGAATACTTCTACCAGTAGTGCAACAGACTTCATTTGGACCTTCCCAGGAGGAAATCCTTCCACAAGTACTGCCCGCAATCCAATTGTTACATACAATGCTAAAGGAAAGTACGATGCCAAATTGGTTGCAAAAAATTTCCTTGAAAGCGACTCTCTGACTTTGACTGATTTTATAGAAGTCAAAATAGCCCCAACTGCAGAGTTTCAAAATAGTATTACCGGATTCGTTGCCTATTTTACTAACTTAAGTACAGAGGCAACTAATTACTATTGGGATTTTGGAGACAACAAAACGAGTACTGAAGCAAACCCAAGTCACAATTACGGTGTAGAAGGAGAATTCAATGTAAGACTCATTACTGAAAATGAATGCGGCATTGATACTTTCGACAAACTTATCGCTGTTTACCTTATTCCAAAAGTAAACTTTAAAGCAGACACCATCAGAGGTTGTGCCCCACTTAATGTAGTGTTTACTGATCAATCATCCATTGACGTTTTGGAGTGGAATTGGCAGTTTGAAAATGGTATGCCAGGAGTTTCCAATCTTAAAAACCCAATTGTAAGGTTCAATATGGCAGGAACTTACACAGTGAAACTTTCAGTTAAAAACAGTAATGGTACCAACTCAGCCACAAAGGTTAAGTACATCGAGGTACTCTCTCCCGTACTTTGTCCTAAAAAGCCCGGAAAGAAAGGGCCTAAATCCCTACCCAATGATGAGGCTCTGATACAGGTAGATATGTCTCAAAGGGCTTATGGAATTTTAGAAACTAAAATTTTCCCTAACCCTACGAATTCAAGTCTTCACATTCAAACCATGGAAAATACAAATTATTCCTTAGTGAATATGACTGGACAAAAGATTATTTCTGGAAAAACTACCAATCTGACAACTACAATCGATGTTTCGGATGTTCAACCAGGAACCTATTTTGTAAGATTGGAAAACAATCAATTTAATTCAGTGCATAAAGTGATTATTTCAAAATAA
- a CDS encoding agmatine deiminase family protein, whose translation MNIRKREAFLIALFFLFLTFVFVNQTKIASEIHNKYTIPADFESQEMVWMSCIGLPPFNKINAELINIIESRIRINIVTDSDSLLEDCRKYLSNVEHNSHPIKYRSITDSDLWIRDHGAVFVKNKEGLLKIVDFNWTQYGYREWLNEYYSGNQSLVNEVMSVISKSRKGQFDSLMAVRLGIPIEKTWIAIEGGAIETNGKGTIILNEKLTLERNPGVARDEIEKEFKRVLGVSNIIWLQEGLAEDPHIFGTIVDNFIGIGTGGHTDEFVRFVGPKTILLAWVPEEEKHLNAITELNFQRMSANYEILKSSRNEHGEEFKIVKVPLPNNVMQRIRINKGNEWDSTLNIPEMMFKPTDGWSAGDSVIRVAATSYLNYFVTNSEVIIPSYIHSGTSKKKEQEVKNIFNAVFPGRRIISVNALPLNWRGGGLHCVTLNQPASIVKP comes from the coding sequence ATGAATATTAGAAAGCGGGAAGCATTTCTGATTGCTTTGTTTTTCTTATTCTTGACATTTGTTTTTGTAAATCAAACAAAAATTGCGAGTGAGATTCACAACAAGTATACAATACCAGCAGATTTTGAATCGCAGGAAATGGTTTGGATGTCTTGCATAGGTTTGCCCCCCTTTAATAAAATAAATGCTGAGCTCATTAATATTATTGAATCGCGCATCAGGATTAATATTGTCACGGATTCAGATTCATTACTGGAAGACTGCAGGAAATACCTGAGTAATGTTGAGCACAATTCCCATCCTATCAAGTACCGGAGTATTACAGATAGTGATCTCTGGATTAGGGATCATGGGGCAGTTTTTGTTAAAAACAAGGAAGGTCTTTTAAAGATAGTGGATTTTAATTGGACCCAATACGGTTATAGAGAGTGGCTCAATGAATATTATTCCGGCAATCAGTCTTTAGTGAATGAAGTGATGTCAGTGATATCAAAATCTAGAAAAGGGCAGTTTGATAGTTTAATGGCAGTGCGCCTCGGAATACCTATAGAGAAAACTTGGATAGCCATCGAGGGTGGGGCTATTGAAACCAATGGAAAGGGTACTATAATACTTAATGAAAAACTTACCTTAGAAAGGAATCCTGGCGTGGCAAGAGATGAAATAGAAAAAGAATTTAAACGAGTTTTGGGAGTTAGTAATATTATATGGTTACAAGAAGGTCTTGCAGAAGATCCACATATTTTTGGAACGATAGTAGATAATTTCATCGGAATTGGAACAGGAGGCCATACGGACGAATTTGTAAGGTTTGTAGGACCAAAAACAATTTTATTAGCTTGGGTGCCGGAAGAAGAAAAGCATTTGAATGCCATTACTGAATTGAATTTTCAAAGGATGTCTGCCAATTATGAAATATTAAAATCCTCTAGAAATGAACACGGAGAAGAGTTTAAGATCGTTAAGGTACCTCTACCCAACAATGTAATGCAAAGAATTAGAATTAATAAAGGGAATGAATGGGATTCAACCTTAAATATTCCAGAAATGATGTTTAAACCTACGGATGGGTGGAGTGCGGGAGATTCGGTTATTAGAGTAGCTGCTACAAGTTACCTTAACTATTTTGTAACCAATTCTGAAGTTATAATTCCAAGTTACATTCACTCTGGAACATCTAAGAAAAAGGAGCAAGAGGTAAAAAATATCTTTAATGCAGTATTTCCAGGAAGGCGAATTATAAGCGTAAATGCATTGCCTTTAAATTGGCGGGGAGGTGGACTTCATTGTGTAACTTTAAATCAACCTGCATCCATCGTAAAGCCTTAA
- a CDS encoding aryl-sulfate sulfotransferase, translated as MKVFESFARILVWILILQVFDNQIIAQKWGYVTMIAPGNSNTVNLLDTNSLVVKSWNNLSGKTAYSSHLMPGGILWRSVGAPNAIFRGGGITGRIQKVDWEGKILFDYTISDNTQCAHHDFCPLPNGNVLVIVYELKSAAESSAKGGPNASRYSEKLIELKPTGLSTAEIVWEWHLWDHLCQNTNPALSNYVSSLVNTPHMLNINYLNNKNDWVHMNGVDYNEELDQIVLSSHFLNEMWVIDHSLSKAETALNKGGRFGVGGGFLYRWGNPATYGAQGPVIFKVMHDAHWVPKDAPRAGFLAAVNNQGVSNNQTAADYFESTWDGKKYSLTPGQAYLPANYSFRHAANGYTSNMGSSQELPNGNLLICLATASKVYEVDSFGKQLWLYQGNAPIPQAFRYSKCFIENLMASVSASSTSINQGESTNLNCTIVSTAATGINYSWSPAEGLSNSTVANPVAKPAVTTTYEVTVTSSAGCLTTSSITIVVKSNGLEVDVSAIDSIICLGEITQLNSKLSGSNGNPTYEWTSNPVGFNSNLPDPYINPEKNTWYFLKVTENGNTALDSILIQVNPLPLQPSITKEDSLLVSSADIGNQWFFYGNPIDSANSKYLLPKETGSYQVQIVDSNGCASILSDPFEFIHTLIKDINLMDTWTYFPNPTTDKVNIITSDLESNYCLILVDQLGRVVKKIYNVNQFSVGDLFDGVYNLVLQTEKSTSFKKLIVTH; from the coding sequence ATGAAGGTTTTTGAATCATTTGCCAGGATTCTTGTTTGGATTTTAATATTGCAAGTTTTTGATAATCAAATAATTGCTCAGAAATGGGGTTATGTTACGATGATTGCACCCGGAAATTCAAATACAGTAAACCTGTTGGATACAAATAGCTTGGTAGTGAAGTCTTGGAACAATTTGAGTGGAAAGACAGCATACTCATCCCATCTAATGCCCGGTGGAATATTGTGGAGATCGGTTGGTGCCCCAAATGCAATATTCAGAGGTGGTGGAATCACAGGAAGGATCCAAAAAGTAGATTGGGAGGGTAAAATATTGTTCGATTATACAATTTCTGACAATACACAATGTGCTCATCATGATTTTTGCCCTTTGCCTAATGGGAATGTCCTTGTAATAGTATACGAACTAAAATCTGCAGCTGAAAGTTCTGCGAAGGGAGGACCAAATGCTTCAAGATATTCAGAAAAATTAATTGAATTAAAGCCTACAGGTTTAAGTACAGCTGAAATTGTTTGGGAATGGCATTTGTGGGATCACCTATGTCAAAATACAAACCCTGCTTTATCAAATTACGTGAGTTCTCTTGTAAATACTCCCCACATGCTGAATATAAACTACCTAAACAATAAAAACGATTGGGTTCATATGAATGGGGTTGACTATAATGAAGAGCTTGATCAGATTGTGCTTAGTTCGCATTTTTTAAATGAAATGTGGGTAATCGATCATAGCTTAAGTAAAGCTGAAACAGCTCTAAATAAAGGTGGTCGTTTTGGGGTTGGAGGTGGCTTTCTCTACCGATGGGGAAATCCGGCAACTTATGGCGCCCAAGGACCAGTCATTTTTAAAGTGATGCATGACGCACATTGGGTTCCAAAAGATGCACCAAGAGCAGGATTTTTGGCTGCAGTTAATAATCAGGGTGTAAGTAACAACCAAACTGCTGCGGACTATTTTGAATCCACATGGGATGGCAAAAAATATTCCTTAACCCCAGGTCAGGCTTATTTACCTGCTAATTATTCTTTCCGTCATGCTGCTAATGGTTACACCAGCAATATGGGAAGTAGTCAGGAATTGCCGAATGGGAATTTATTGATATGTTTAGCAACTGCCTCTAAAGTTTATGAAGTAGATTCATTTGGTAAGCAATTATGGTTGTATCAGGGCAATGCACCAATCCCTCAGGCTTTCAGATATTCTAAATGTTTTATTGAAAATCTGATGGCAAGTGTTTCCGCAAGTTCTACTTCAATAAATCAAGGGGAAAGTACAAACCTTAATTGTACAATTGTTTCTACTGCAGCGACTGGAATAAATTATAGTTGGTCCCCTGCTGAAGGGCTTTCAAATTCAACAGTAGCCAATCCAGTCGCTAAGCCAGCTGTTACTACGACTTATGAAGTGACCGTTACATCTTCAGCAGGTTGCTTGACTACAAGTTCAATTACTATTGTGGTTAAGTCAAATGGATTGGAGGTAGATGTTTCGGCAATTGATTCAATTATTTGTTTAGGTGAAATTACTCAGCTCAACTCCAAATTATCCGGGAGCAATGGAAATCCTACGTATGAATGGACTTCCAACCCTGTTGGTTTTAATTCTAATTTGCCAGATCCATATATTAACCCCGAAAAAAATACTTGGTATTTTTTAAAAGTGACAGAAAATGGAAATACTGCTTTGGATAGCATTTTAATTCAAGTTAATCCACTTCCGTTACAACCATCTATCACCAAAGAAGATTCTTTACTTGTTTCATCAGCGGACATTGGAAACCAGTGGTTTTTTTATGGTAACCCAATCGACAGTGCAAATAGTAAGTATTTATTACCTAAAGAAACTGGTTCGTATCAGGTGCAAATTGTCGATAGTAATGGCTGTGCCTCTATATTATCAGACCCTTTTGAATTTATTCATACCCTAATCAAGGATATTAATCTGATGGATACGTGGACTTACTTCCCTAATCCTACAACGGATAAGGTGAATATTATTACATCAGATTTAGAATCAAATTATTGCTTGATCTTGGTAGATCAACTGGGCAGAGTTGTAAAGAAAATTTATAATGTAAATCAATTTTCCGTTGGAGACCTTTTCGATGGAGTTTACAATCTTGTGTTACAAACTGAAAAATCAACCAGTTTCAAAAAACTTATTGTTACTCATTAA
- a CDS encoding CotH kinase family protein has protein sequence MKVKVYFLLLFLPNLIFGQGFYDSEIIQDIKIYFPFDDWRFRLDTAKAGYDGYILADSILINGNKYLLAGVKFKGNSSYAISRKKNPLHIKLDLVKSANYEGFDDIKLGNAWSDNSMIREPLAYDVLRQYMFAPKSNFAKVFINNQYYGLMNNTESIDKGFILRNFLSSAYSFVKCNPESIGANFGNGPNLGYLGEDLNFYNGKYELESDTGWYELIQLCDTLNNHFEYFNSIADIDRFLWMLAFNNVLVNLDSYSGNFRQNYYLYRNHKDIWNPIVWDLNMAFGGFALPGGISGSLTPITMQTMAHNLHKSENGWPLIFKLLNDPFYAKMYYAHMRTINQENFVSGKYKEWALKLQNLVEPAVLIDSNFLSTYGNFKVALETNTPGTNGAPTSPGIFPLMDARANFLKNVLSASPPVLEFVKIPTNIEIGAVVVFKVKISNGGNAYLGYRRQNGDRFLREPLFDDGMHGDDLAGDQIFGTSITISDPLIQFYFYAENNQAGAFLPERAEHEFFTIEANVPLAKLGDLVINELVPVNSKGIFNEKGKIKDWFELGNNTNQFLKLSGFNLSDDLQNFRKWSFPDDAYISPNGHLLVWADGENSSYLNHHTNFSLSGSGGNLILSYNGQIVDQTSYSTIKTDFSSGRCPDLTGDFQTISKVTPGEVNYCLSFSEDLSINKINIFPVPTFGEIAIHSEVGIREVQLLNCFGTFVKELKEGVSDLCDLPSGVYILKIIDINNKEYINKISKL, from the coding sequence TTGAAAGTTAAGGTATATTTTTTGTTGCTTTTCTTGCCTAATTTAATTTTTGGACAAGGTTTTTATGATTCAGAGATAATTCAGGATATAAAAATTTATTTTCCATTTGACGACTGGAGATTCAGGTTGGATACAGCCAAAGCTGGATACGATGGATACATATTGGCAGATTCAATCTTAATTAATGGCAATAAATATTTATTGGCTGGGGTAAAGTTTAAAGGGAATAGTAGTTATGCTATTTCAAGAAAGAAAAACCCATTGCATATAAAATTGGACCTTGTTAAAAGTGCAAACTATGAGGGTTTTGATGATATCAAATTAGGAAATGCCTGGAGCGATAATTCGATGATTCGTGAGCCCTTGGCTTATGATGTATTGAGACAATATATGTTTGCTCCCAAAAGTAATTTTGCAAAAGTTTTTATCAATAACCAGTATTATGGATTAATGAACAATACTGAGAGTATTGACAAAGGATTTATTTTAAGGAATTTCTTGAGTTCAGCTTACAGTTTTGTCAAATGTAATCCTGAATCAATAGGGGCTAATTTTGGAAACGGACCTAACCTTGGGTATTTAGGAGAAGATTTAAATTTTTATAATGGGAAATATGAATTAGAATCTGACACTGGATGGTACGAATTGATTCAACTTTGTGACACCCTGAATAATCATTTTGAATATTTTAACTCAATTGCTGATATAGATCGTTTTCTATGGATGCTGGCTTTCAATAATGTGTTGGTCAACCTGGACAGTTATTCTGGTAATTTTAGACAGAATTATTACTTATATAGAAATCACAAAGATATTTGGAATCCAATTGTTTGGGATCTAAACATGGCTTTTGGCGGATTTGCTTTACCCGGAGGTATATCAGGATCACTAACCCCAATAACTATGCAAACAATGGCGCACAACCTTCATAAATCAGAAAACGGTTGGCCATTAATATTTAAATTATTAAATGACCCATTTTACGCTAAGATGTACTATGCGCACATGAGAACAATTAATCAGGAAAATTTTGTTTCAGGAAAATACAAAGAATGGGCATTGAAACTCCAGAATTTAGTTGAACCTGCAGTATTAATTGATTCTAATTTTCTATCTACTTATGGTAATTTCAAAGTTGCACTTGAAACTAATACTCCGGGAACTAATGGGGCTCCCACTTCACCTGGAATTTTTCCGTTAATGGATGCACGAGCTAATTTTTTAAAAAATGTCTTATCAGCATCACCTCCTGTTTTGGAATTTGTAAAAATCCCAACAAACATTGAGATTGGAGCTGTAGTGGTTTTTAAAGTAAAAATATCTAATGGTGGAAATGCTTATCTTGGATACCGAAGACAAAATGGAGATAGATTTTTAAGAGAGCCATTATTTGATGATGGAATGCACGGGGATGATCTTGCCGGAGACCAGATATTTGGTACTTCAATCACAATTTCTGATCCACTAATTCAATTCTATTTTTATGCTGAAAACAATCAAGCTGGTGCATTTTTGCCAGAAAGAGCAGAGCATGAATTTTTTACAATTGAAGCAAATGTACCATTGGCAAAATTAGGAGATTTAGTAATTAATGAACTAGTGCCAGTTAATTCAAAGGGTATTTTTAATGAAAAAGGGAAAATTAAGGACTGGTTTGAATTAGGGAATAATACAAACCAGTTTTTAAAACTTTCAGGGTTTAATTTGAGTGACGATTTGCAGAATTTTCGTAAATGGTCATTTCCTGATGATGCCTATATATCCCCAAATGGACATCTATTAGTCTGGGCAGATGGAGAAAATAGCAGTTACCTAAACCATCATACAAATTTTTCTTTATCCGGTTCGGGTGGAAATCTTATACTCAGCTATAATGGACAAATTGTCGACCAAACTTCTTATTCAACAATAAAGACTGACTTTTCCTCAGGGCGCTGTCCGGATTTAACTGGAGATTTTCAAACAATATCAAAGGTTACACCGGGTGAGGTTAATTACTGTTTAAGTTTCTCGGAGGATTTATCCATAAATAAAATCAACATTTTTCCGGTTCCTACTTTTGGGGAGATTGCAATACATTCTGAAGTTGGAATTAGAGAGGTCCAATTATTAAACTGCTTTGGAACCTTTGTTAAAGAGCTAAAAGAGGGTGTCTCTGATTTGTGTGACTTACCTTCAGGGGTGTATATTCTAAAAATAATTGACATCAATAATAAGGAATATATTAATAAAATTTCTAAATTGTGA
- a CDS encoding JAB domain-containing protein codes for MKISEIQVSYLPTIKPSERTAIKSSLDAYNLLKSQFPEHQIYYKEVFMVLYLDKANKVLGVHKHSSGTDAATIVSIKQVLAVGLKVNASGIILAHNHPSGNLCPSSQDIQLTSQMKEAAKLFDIQVLDHLIINTGYYSMADDGLI; via the coding sequence ATGAAAATCTCAGAAATACAAGTAAGCTATTTGCCTACTATAAAGCCTTCCGAGAGGACAGCAATTAAATCCAGTCTTGATGCTTATAATCTCCTAAAGTCTCAATTTCCAGAACATCAGATCTATTATAAGGAGGTGTTTATGGTTCTATATCTAGATAAGGCTAATAAGGTCTTAGGAGTCCATAAGCACTCTTCTGGAACGGATGCCGCCACTATTGTGAGTATTAAGCAGGTCCTTGCTGTAGGCCTTAAAGTGAATGCCAGTGGTATTATTTTAGCCCATAACCATCCCAGTGGTAACCTTTGCCCAAGTTCTCAAGATATCCAACTTACTTCTCAAATGAAGGAGGCTGCAAAGCTGTTTGACATTCAGGTTCTGGATCATTTAATCATCAATACTGGGTATTACTCAATGGCTGATGATGGATTAATTTAG